The genomic DNA AGTACTCGTCCCGAACAACCTCCCAAGGCCGGAGGCCGACACATCTAATGCCGGTGGTGTAAACCACCGGTACGGCACAGCTACATGTATTTCAAGGCCGGAGGCCGGCACATCTAATGCCGGTGGTGTAAGCCACCGGTGCGGCACAGCTGCCATCCCATCAAGGCCGGAGGCCGACACAAACTTGTGCTGGCCTCCGGCCTTGTGTTTTTATGAGGCCCTAAGTTCCGGTGGCTCACACCACCGGCAAAGTATGTGCCGGCCTACGGCCTAAATTAGGTCCCAACTTTTTTAGTTGCCCTCAGCCCCAAACGCGTCACAAGAAACGCCAGCGGCACAAGCCACCAACACTCAGCCCGAACAACCTCCCAAGGCCGGAGGCCGACACAGGAACTGCCGGTGGTGTAAGCCACCGGTGCGGCACAGCTACATGTATTTCAAGGCCGGAGGCCGGCACATCTAATGCCGGTGGTGTAAGCCACCGGTACGGCACAGCCGCCACCCCATCAAGGCCGGAGGCCGGCACAAACTTGTGCCGGCCTCCGGCCTTGTGTTTTTATGAGGCCCTAAGTTCCGGTGGCTCACACCACCGGCAAAGTATGTGCCGGCCTGCGGCCTAAACAGGCCCCAACTTTTTGGTTGCCCTCAGCCCCAAACGCGTCACAATAAACGCCAACCGCACAAGCCACCAGCACTCGTCCCGAACAACCTCCCAAGGCCGGAGGCCGACACACGAACTGCCGGTGGTGTAAGCCACCGGTGCGGCACAGCCGCCAGTCTTTCAAGGCCGGAGGCCGGCACAAACTTGTGCCGGCCTCCGGCCTTGTGTTTTCATGAGGTCCTTGATTCCGGTGGCTCACACCACCGGCAAAGTATGTGCCGGCCTGCGGCCTAAATAGGTCCCAACTTTATTAGTTGCCCTCAGCCTAAAACGCGTCAGAAGAAACGCCAGCGGCAAAAGCCACCAGCACTCGGCCCGAACATTCTCCGCCTCAGGCCGGAGGCCGACACACGAACTGCCGGTGGTGTGAGCCACCGGAACACAGCCCAAACAACCTCCTCCTCAGCCCGGAGGGCGGCACAAGAACTGCCGGTGGTGTAAGCCACCGGTGCGGCACAGCGGCTATCCCATCAAGGCCGGAGGCCGGCACACGAACTGCCGGTGGTGTAAACCACCGGAACACAGCCCAAACAACCTCCTCCTCAGCCCGGAGGGCGGCACAAGAACTGCCGGTGGCATAAACCACCGGTGCGGCGCTCAAACGCAACGGGCTACTACGGCTTTTTCCGCTCGGCTTGCAACGCTTCGATCGCTGCTTCGACCTGTTCCAACTGTTCGTGAACCGACAGCGAAAGATCGACGAACAGGATTCGTTTGCCTCCCAGTTCGCACCATCCGGTGGCCGATCCGCCTAGCCATTCGCTGCGGACGACGAAGCCCAGTCGCTTAGCCGTCGCGATGGCTTTGCCTAACCGATCCAGGGCGAATTGAGTCGTCGATTGGGGCGACTGGTTCGTTGCGTTTGTCATCCGTGCTCTCGTTAAGCTATCCCGTCCTTGGAAGATGTAGGGATTGTAGACGTCGGTCGTACAGTTTTCCAAGAGAGTTTGACGATAAATCCAAACATGCCGTCGCCAGTACCCGCTTTTAAGCCAGTCGCGCCTGCCCAAAATTTGACCCACAAGGACGTTGATGTGACTTCGACTCAAACGGACCACGCACTCTCCGACCAAGAAAAAATCGCTTATCTAACGCACCAGTTGCAACAGTCGCAAGCACTTGCGTCGCTGGGTGAATTGACGGGCACCGCCACCCACGAATTCAACAACGTGCTGATGACGATCCTGAACTATGCCAAGTTGGGGATCCGGCACAAAGACGAAGCGACTCGCGACAAGGCGCTCACCAAGATCTTGGCCGCCGCCGAACGGGCTGCAAAAATCTCGCAGACCATCCTGGCGACCGCTCGCAACCGCAGCGACGATTTTGAACCGACCGATCTGGCCAGCATCATCGAAGATTCGCTGATGCTGCTGGAACGCGAACTGCGACAATACCGCGTCTCGGTCGAAACCGATCTGCAGGACGTGCCAGCCGCTCGAGCCAACGGCAACCAGATCCAACGCGTCCTGTTGAACCTGGTCATCAACGCCCGCCAGGCGATGCCCGAAGGGGGCACGGTCAGCATCGGGCTGAAGACCAACGCCGAAGCCAACGAGGTCCTGCTGACGGTGCGCGACAGCGGTTCAGGCATCCCGCAGGACCAGCTGCCAAATATCTTTGAGCCCTTCTTCTCGACCAAGTCGGGGCCCGATGCGTCGGGCAAGGGCGGGACCGGGCTGGGGCTGTCCGCATGCCGCGATATCATTCAAGAGCATGGTGGCCGGATTCGCGTCGAGAGTACCGTCGGCCGCGGCACCGCGTTTATCATCCGCTTGCCAGTCGCTAGCAAAAGCGAAAGCGCGGCGGCTTAACCGCGGCGAATTGCGGAATCACGCAGCCCGTGCGGCGGCAGGAGCCGATTCGGCCATCTGCCGCAGTTCTTCGGCAATCGGTCCGGCCAACATCGCTTCGATCTGTTGCAAGCAGATCCCGGCCCGATAGCCATCGATCACGCGATGGTCGCAGATCAGCGTGACAAGGCAGTTGCCGTCGTCGTCGATCGGGCCGTAGCTGAGGCTGCTGGAGAGGACCGTGGGATGGAACCGGTTGTAGGTGCCCAGCCCAGCCACCGACGACATCGAAAACGTGCCAACCTCTTTGGCTCGCGAGCGGCCGCTGAAATTCAGAGCCAACCCCCACACCAACCGCCGAATCGGCATCGGCATCCGCGACAAACGGTGTTGGGATCGGAAGGCGACCTCGATCGGCTGGCTCTTAAAATCGTCCAACTGTCTCTGGATCTCGGCCAGCGTCTGCTCTTCGACCCGGCGAATCCGAGCCCAGCACAGCCGATCCTCTTCGCCGTCGAAGCGGTGCATCGCGATCGAAGCGACCGAATGGTTGTGTTCGTATAGATGCGGCCAGGGGAGCCGATAATAGGTCTGCCGCAGCTGAGGCTGATCGGCAGCGGCCAGAGCAAACGCTTTGGTGAAGATCGCAGCCCAAGAGACCCGCGATGGCGATTCGCTGCGAGCCTGGGCGACTTGGGAAAGATCGACATTCCGTTCCGCCGGAAACAATGGCATCCGCCGCGAGATCGCGCAGACATCGAGAACCAACCGACGGTTTTTGCTCAAACTGCGCCAATGTCCCTTCTTCATCTTCGCCACCGACTTCCTTGCCCCATCGATCAGAATCATCCCGCAACCGGCGGCGATTCTGTCAAAACCGAGCGTTCAGAGCAAACCCGATCTGGCAATCTCGCAGGGTGAATCACTTTCCCAACTGGAACGCCAGAGGGAACAGTCCCCCGACGCCTCAGCGAGGAATTCACGCGGCCCCTCGCTTATGCGTCGGGTTACCATTAAGCCCCAGACTCTGGCAGTAAATTGCCCTGGAAAAATCTCGGCCGCCCCAGCTAACCTTTGCACGGCGGCGGATCGGCGATATTAGACGCCGTGATCGGGCTGGACCGACATCGCCCGCTCGACATCGACGGGGAATTTCAGCTGATTTTTCTGCTCTTCTTCGTTCAGCGACTCCCACAGCTGGCGGAGATTGGCATCGATCGGCGCCTGGTCGATCGTCTGCTCGTAGCTGCCTGGCGGGACCATCGGCCGCCCCTGCGGCGGGGTACGTTCCTCGGCGATCGCGGGCCAACCGGGGCGCAGCCCGATCGTGCGGTCGATCGCCAGAGAGATCAGCAGCGTCGCGGTCGCAAGCAGCATCGATGCGAGGGCGAGCGAAATAATACTGCGGGTCAATTCGCGGTTCATGGATATCTGCAAAATGATCGCCCGGGATCGGGGCGGTATCGGGTGGATGTTTCTCTCCACAGCATACCCCATCATTCCAGTCGACGCCTGGGGCGATCCCACAACCGACAGAGCGATCTACGCGTTTCCCTCCCTCTAACACCGCACACACCGACCAGCCGCCAGGGGAAGTCACTGTTTGAGTCCAGGCACGATCGGTCACCCAACGCGCCAGCGAGGCACCCCGTAAGTTCCTCGCTTACGC from Rosistilla oblonga includes the following:
- a CDS encoding sensor histidine kinase, producing the protein MTSTQTDHALSDQEKIAYLTHQLQQSQALASLGELTGTATHEFNNVLMTILNYAKLGIRHKDEATRDKALTKILAAAERAAKISQTILATARNRSDDFEPTDLASIIEDSLMLLERELRQYRVSVETDLQDVPAARANGNQIQRVLLNLVINARQAMPEGGTVSIGLKTNAEANEVLLTVRDSGSGIPQDQLPNIFEPFFSTKSGPDASGKGGTGLGLSACRDIIQEHGGRIRVESTVGRGTAFIIRLPVASKSESAAA